The Candidatus Nitrosymbiomonas proteolyticus genome has a segment encoding these proteins:
- a CDS encoding anti-sigma-28 factor, FlgM family has product MRISDTEVKKILAKSVIQDIESLMEGIDDPQYEIDPQMVKRLTREVIEMPDRDDFVAEIKARIEKGEYKPTGEEIADAMIRRSIADRVR; this is encoded by the coding sequence ATGCGAATTTCGGACACTGAAGTCAAGAAGATCCTAGCCAAGTCGGTCATTCAGGACATCGAGAGCCTGATGGAAGGCATCGACGATCCCCAGTACGAGATCGACCCTCAGATGGTCAAGAGACTCACCCGTGAGGTCATCGAGATGCCGGACAGAGACGATTTCGTCGCCGAGATCAAGGCGCGGATCGAGAAGGGCGAATACAAGCCGACCGGCGAAGAGATCGCGGACGCAATGATCCGCCGTTCGATCGCCGATCGGGTTCGGTAG
- a CDS encoding saccharopine dehydrogenase encodes MAYRYVILGAGLQGRAAAFDLALRGEAESIVLADQDPAQVQEAQRWLSEQTGFDAFEPRVLDARDEARTREVIRGCDVAISCLPYWMHPLVFPAAAAERVSLIDMGGDTDEARETLARDETARQAGITVVTDAGLAPGLGNLLAGWLIDRCEGASSALVLCGGLPVSPMPPFGYRLVFNVSGLISEYADIAYVLRDGAVEAIPSLTEAQHVEFPEIGELEAFVTSGGSGTAPWTFQGRVENYEYKTLRYPGHYDKMRLFKECGFWSTDPLLLDGQEIVPRSVFESVIEPVLRRGEGGDQVLLLVEVVGRAGNRNFVRLREFADEARGLSAMQRMTAFPTAIAAHEIARGSIAKGCVPFESSLPGDLMMEALVKRGVSFEVSLEG; translated from the coding sequence ATGGCGTATCGGTACGTGATTCTGGGAGCGGGACTGCAAGGGCGGGCGGCGGCGTTCGACTTGGCGCTACGGGGCGAGGCGGAGTCCATCGTGTTGGCGGACCAGGACCCGGCTCAGGTTCAAGAAGCGCAGCGGTGGCTGTCCGAGCAGACCGGCTTCGACGCGTTCGAGCCCAGGGTCCTCGACGCCAGGGACGAAGCTCGAACCCGTGAGGTGATCCGCGGGTGCGACGTGGCGATCTCGTGCCTGCCCTATTGGATGCACCCCCTCGTGTTCCCTGCAGCGGCCGCGGAAAGGGTGAGCCTGATCGACATGGGGGGCGACACAGACGAGGCGAGAGAGACTCTGGCGCGGGACGAAACGGCTCGGCAAGCGGGCATCACGGTCGTGACGGACGCGGGGCTGGCTCCGGGTCTCGGCAACCTCCTCGCTGGGTGGCTGATCGACCGATGCGAGGGTGCCAGTTCGGCCTTGGTGTTGTGCGGCGGTCTTCCGGTGAGTCCGATGCCGCCTTTTGGCTATCGGCTTGTGTTCAACGTGTCCGGCCTCATCTCGGAGTACGCCGACATCGCTTACGTCTTGCGTGACGGCGCAGTCGAGGCGATCCCCTCGCTCACCGAGGCGCAACACGTCGAGTTCCCAGAAATCGGGGAGTTGGAGGCCTTCGTCACGAGCGGAGGGTCGGGCACGGCCCCGTGGACATTCCAGGGTCGGGTCGAAAACTACGAGTACAAGACCCTTCGCTACCCAGGGCATTACGACAAGATGAGGCTGTTCAAGGAGTGCGGATTCTGGTCGACCGACCCGCTGCTTCTCGACGGGCAGGAGATCGTGCCGAGGTCGGTCTTCGAGTCCGTCATCGAGCCCGTGTTGAGGCGTGGGGAGGGGGGCGACCAAGTGCTCCTGCTCGTCGAGGTGGTAGGAAGGGCCGGGAATCGCAACTTCGTTCGCCTCCGGGAGTTCGCCGATGAGGCAAGAGGGCTTTCTGCGATGCAGCGGATGACGGCGTTTCCAACCGCGATTGCCGCCCACGAGATCGCGCGGGGGTCCATCGCCAAGGGGTGCGTTCCCTTCGAGTCCAGCCTCCCCGGCGACCTCATGATGGAGGCGCTTGTGAAGCGGGGCGTCTCGTTCGAAGTCTCTTTGGAAGGCTAG
- a CDS encoding RRM domain containing RNA-binding protein, with translation MAIKTLYVGNLPYSMDALALTDAFANYGGHNARIIEGRGFGFIDVDEDQMNAAIEAMNGASLGGRTLTVNEARPRESRPNGGGGGGGGRGRGGYGGGGGGGRGGRNRDW, from the coding sequence TTGGCAATTAAGACACTCTACGTAGGCAACCTGCCCTACTCGATGGACGCGCTCGCTCTGACCGACGCGTTCGCGAACTACGGCGGACACAACGCACGCATCATCGAAGGCCGAGGGTTCGGATTCATCGATGTCGACGAAGATCAAATGAACGCGGCCATCGAAGCCATGAACGGCGCATCTCTGGGAGGGCGGACCCTGACGGTCAACGAAGCTCGGCCCCGCGAATCGCGACCGAACGGGGGCGGTGGCGGCGGAGGCGGACGGGGCCGTGGCGGATATGGCGGCGGTGGCGGCGGTGGCCGTGGCGGCCGCAATCGCGACTGGTAA
- a CDS encoding acetate--CoA ligase translates to MSETIKILLEEDRVFEPSAEFVAQANINDPSIYEEADSDYLGFWEGWAKELDWYEPWGEVLQWKLPYAKWFVGGKLNACFNCVDRHVASGRGEKTAILWEGEPGDVRAISYAELQEDVSRLANALRELGVGKGDRVCVYLPMVPELAATMLACARIGAPHSVVFGGFSAESLYDRINDAQAKVVVTADGGWRRGGIVQLKRAVDQALDMGCPSVERVLVLERAGSPGTITNGLATPEYDAGTWVEGRDVQWRDLVPRQSTASPCEPMDSEDLLYILYTSGSTGKPKGIVHTTGGYLTGVYATTKWVFDLKDDDVFWCTADCGWVTGHSYVVYGPLANCATAVMYEGSPDTPDKDRFWRIIERHKVTICYTAPTAIRTFMKWGAEYPERCDMSSLRLLGSVGEPINPEAWVWYHKYIGRERCPIVDTWWQTETGAIMITALPALVKTKPGSATFPFPGIKAAIVDDQGRDLSTEHLERVRAGAADRSVGGYLVMTRPWPAMTRGIYGDPQRFYDTYWSRFEGVYFTGDGAKLDEEGYFWLLGRVDDVMLVAGHNISTMEVESALVDHPSVAEAAVIGRKDDLKGQAIAAFVIIRAGNEVGADIHDVLKAHVAQKIGPIARPDDIILAAELPKTRSGKIMRRLLRDVAEGRALGDTTTLADAAVVNALKEKYEHLEG, encoded by the coding sequence TTGTCAGAAACCATCAAGATCCTTCTCGAAGAAGACCGAGTTTTCGAACCCAGCGCGGAGTTCGTGGCTCAAGCCAACATCAATGATCCGTCGATTTACGAAGAGGCCGATTCGGACTATCTGGGCTTCTGGGAAGGTTGGGCCAAAGAGTTGGACTGGTACGAACCTTGGGGGGAGGTCTTGCAGTGGAAACTCCCGTACGCCAAGTGGTTCGTCGGCGGCAAGCTGAATGCGTGCTTCAACTGTGTGGACCGCCATGTCGCGTCCGGACGGGGCGAAAAGACGGCGATTCTCTGGGAGGGGGAACCGGGCGATGTCCGCGCGATTTCGTATGCGGAGCTTCAAGAGGACGTTAGCCGGCTGGCGAACGCATTGCGCGAGCTCGGCGTCGGCAAGGGCGACCGCGTGTGCGTGTACCTGCCGATGGTCCCGGAACTCGCGGCCACGATGCTCGCTTGCGCAAGGATCGGCGCGCCCCACTCGGTCGTTTTCGGCGGCTTCAGCGCCGAATCTTTGTACGACCGAATCAACGATGCCCAAGCCAAGGTCGTGGTGACGGCGGATGGAGGGTGGCGACGGGGGGGAATCGTCCAACTCAAACGAGCCGTGGATCAGGCCCTGGACATGGGGTGCCCTTCCGTCGAGAGAGTGTTGGTGCTCGAACGAGCCGGGTCTCCGGGAACGATCACGAACGGTCTTGCCACGCCCGAATACGATGCCGGAACGTGGGTTGAGGGCCGCGATGTGCAGTGGCGCGACCTCGTTCCCCGGCAATCCACCGCATCGCCCTGCGAGCCCATGGACAGCGAGGACCTTCTCTACATCCTTTACACCAGTGGGTCGACAGGCAAGCCCAAAGGGATCGTCCACACGACGGGCGGGTACCTCACAGGCGTTTACGCGACGACCAAGTGGGTCTTTGACCTGAAAGACGACGATGTGTTTTGGTGTACGGCAGACTGCGGGTGGGTTACGGGGCACAGCTACGTCGTGTACGGTCCGCTTGCGAATTGCGCGACGGCCGTGATGTACGAAGGCTCGCCGGACACTCCCGACAAGGACCGGTTCTGGAGGATCATCGAGCGCCATAAGGTGACCATTTGCTATACGGCCCCAACTGCGATTCGAACATTCATGAAGTGGGGCGCGGAGTACCCGGAGCGGTGCGATATGTCTTCGCTGCGACTGCTCGGGAGCGTGGGCGAGCCGATCAACCCTGAGGCATGGGTTTGGTATCACAAGTACATCGGCCGCGAGCGTTGCCCAATTGTAGATACCTGGTGGCAGACCGAGACTGGGGCGATCATGATCACCGCCCTGCCCGCGCTGGTGAAAACGAAACCCGGCTCGGCCACTTTTCCGTTCCCGGGAATCAAGGCGGCGATCGTCGACGACCAAGGGCGCGACCTTTCGACCGAGCACCTCGAGCGCGTTCGAGCTGGGGCTGCGGACCGGTCGGTGGGCGGATATCTGGTGATGACCCGGCCTTGGCCGGCGATGACGCGCGGGATCTACGGCGACCCTCAGCGGTTCTACGACACCTATTGGTCGAGATTCGAAGGCGTTTACTTCACGGGCGACGGCGCCAAGCTGGACGAAGAGGGGTATTTCTGGCTGCTAGGGCGCGTCGACGACGTGATGCTCGTCGCGGGCCACAACATCAGCACGATGGAAGTCGAGTCCGCGCTGGTGGATCATCCCTCGGTGGCTGAGGCTGCGGTCATCGGACGCAAGGACGACCTGAAGGGGCAGGCGATCGCGGCGTTCGTCATCATTCGAGCCGGGAACGAAGTGGGCGCCGACATCCACGACGTTCTCAAGGCTCATGTGGCGCAGAAGATCGGCCCCATCGCGCGCCCGGACGACATCATTCTGGCCGCAGAACTGCCCAAAACTCGGTCGGGCAAGATCATGCGTCGACTCCTGCGGGATGTTGCCGAGGGCAGGGCGCTCGGCGACACGACCACCTTGGCCGACGCCGCCGTCGTGAACGCTCTGAAGGAGAAATACGAGCATCTGGAAGGGTAG
- a CDS encoding tetratricopeptide repeat protein, whose protein sequence is MKSLHRVLGAAASLALFSAHLLAEGHALLIGVELYEDADRIAPLSAANKDARELGKALVEVSGFQAENVRILTSDGTPKPSRRNIMFEVGQLVERVKPDDVVFIFFSGHGLQLVDGSYLIPFDGDLRNDTALKASAISADDLRSELRKITCKSLILAFDMCRNLPAKEAAKNAEGSNSLGQRQAKDLTVVTDDTGAGPKSVVTLFSSSPLQRSWEWRDRERGFFSYFLEKGLRGEAADANGVVQVGNLVQYLERAVPSAVAREVNEEQVPFTETSGTGALSIVLAEGRPPSQGGRQVEPERTGDPDKDAYNAAFQRGMQLLQQGRFDAAIERFEEAIAANPTGAAAYAQIGFAFQQLNQPGNAETAYSKALQIDNSSGRLFNSLGQVQEAQGNHDAAEKSYREAIRIDPGLAGPHNNLAKLLWMVRNETAEAETLFKRAHDLDPNHPAILNNLGVVLRSKGKNDEAEVYFRKAVAIAPEFFESTFNLATIHFLRKEYAEAERLYKKSSELSPNDARPYNQLGMIAVNARSNFSEAEGLFRKSAQLDPKDGLTRANWALALLRLGQKESAEQQARQAIALGYRDPNHPAFKELGIQPSR, encoded by the coding sequence ATGAAGAGTCTACATCGAGTCCTTGGAGCCGCCGCCTCGCTCGCTCTGTTTTCGGCCCACCTTCTTGCCGAAGGCCACGCCCTCCTCATCGGGGTCGAGCTCTACGAAGATGCCGACAGGATCGCTCCGCTCTCCGCAGCCAACAAGGACGCGCGCGAGTTGGGAAAGGCGCTCGTGGAGGTATCCGGCTTCCAAGCCGAAAACGTCCGCATCCTCACCTCCGACGGGACTCCCAAACCCAGCCGAAGGAACATCATGTTCGAGGTCGGGCAACTCGTCGAGCGCGTCAAGCCCGACGACGTGGTGTTTATCTTCTTCAGCGGCCACGGGCTCCAACTGGTCGACGGATCGTACTTGATCCCGTTCGACGGCGACCTCCGAAACGACACTGCCCTCAAAGCCTCGGCCATCAGCGCGGACGACCTCAGGAGCGAACTCCGCAAGATCACCTGCAAGTCCCTTATCCTCGCGTTCGATATGTGCCGCAACCTCCCCGCAAAGGAAGCCGCCAAAAACGCGGAGGGCAGCAACTCCCTCGGGCAGCGCCAAGCGAAAGACCTCACAGTGGTCACCGACGACACGGGCGCGGGGCCCAAATCGGTCGTGACGCTGTTTTCGAGTAGCCCGCTGCAAAGGAGTTGGGAGTGGCGCGACCGGGAGCGAGGGTTCTTCAGCTACTTCTTGGAGAAAGGCCTTCGGGGCGAGGCAGCCGATGCCAACGGAGTCGTCCAAGTGGGCAATTTGGTGCAGTACCTCGAGCGAGCCGTCCCCTCCGCCGTTGCGCGGGAGGTCAACGAAGAACAGGTTCCGTTCACCGAAACCTCCGGAACGGGGGCGCTGTCGATCGTGCTCGCCGAAGGAAGGCCCCCCAGCCAAGGCGGCCGACAGGTCGAGCCTGAACGGACGGGAGACCCCGACAAGGATGCGTACAATGCGGCCTTTCAAAGGGGCATGCAACTGCTTCAGCAGGGGCGTTTCGACGCCGCGATCGAGCGGTTCGAAGAGGCGATTGCTGCCAATCCCACGGGCGCCGCAGCGTACGCCCAGATCGGCTTCGCGTTTCAGCAACTCAACCAACCTGGCAACGCGGAGACCGCTTACTCCAAAGCGCTTCAGATCGACAACTCCAGCGGCAGGCTCTTCAACAGTCTCGGCCAGGTGCAAGAGGCCCAAGGCAATCACGATGCCGCGGAGAAGTCCTATCGGGAGGCAATTCGGATCGATCCGGGACTGGCCGGACCCCACAACAACTTGGCCAAGCTTCTCTGGATGGTGCGAAATGAGACCGCCGAAGCCGAGACGCTCTTCAAACGAGCCCATGATCTCGACCCCAACCACCCGGCAATTCTCAACAACCTTGGTGTCGTGTTGCGCTCGAAGGGAAAGAACGACGAGGCGGAGGTTTATTTTCGCAAGGCCGTCGCCATCGCTCCCGAGTTCTTCGAATCAACCTTCAACCTCGCGACGATCCATTTCTTGCGCAAGGAGTACGCCGAGGCGGAGCGGCTCTATAAGAAGTCCTCGGAACTGAGCCCGAACGACGCCAGGCCGTACAACCAACTCGGAATGATCGCTGTCAACGCTCGCAGCAACTTCTCAGAAGCCGAAGGCCTCTTCCGGAAGTCCGCTCAACTCGACCCCAAGGATGGGCTGACCCGCGCCAACTGGGCCCTTGCGCTGCTTCGGCTGGGGCAAAAAGAGTCCGCCGAACAACAAGCGCGGCAGGCCATCGCGCTGGGATACCGTGACCCCAACCACCCCGCGTTCAAGGAACTCGGCATCCAACCGAGCAGATAA
- a CDS encoding glycosyltransferase (involved in cell wall biogenesis), producing the protein MAEVGVVIPAYNSERFLADAIRSLQSQTFRDWKAVVVDDGSTDRSAAVAEETAAGEGRIALVRQDNRGVCAARNRGFEELGGSCEYVSFLDGDDLWLPDALERLLGASSTQGSVGAHGLFEYCDEGGVRLSPAPRELLGEDVYGYPLRPSDGASWSLSRSALSAKGLVPLDPNQPTSLDGFLVSNCIQTPGLTLLRAEAFEKAGGFDPEFWPCEDWEFYHRLLSLGTLAFVPEVILRFRLHSRNVSSSGDRGANAIHRIRRRALSGHFGQERAQWTRSYLRREAWLKARNGLKWCVLGPLRGNWQRALAGWADLASGLSTWARRV; encoded by the coding sequence GTGGCAGAGGTCGGCGTCGTCATACCCGCATACAATTCGGAGCGGTTTCTTGCCGATGCGATTCGATCCCTTCAATCGCAAACCTTTCGGGACTGGAAAGCGGTCGTCGTGGACGATGGATCGACGGATCGCTCTGCGGCGGTGGCAGAGGAGACCGCAGCCGGCGAGGGCCGGATCGCGCTCGTCCGTCAAGACAACCGGGGAGTCTGCGCCGCTCGCAATCGCGGGTTCGAGGAATTGGGTGGCTCGTGTGAGTACGTGTCGTTCCTCGATGGCGATGACTTGTGGCTGCCGGATGCGCTCGAACGACTCCTCGGCGCAAGCTCGACCCAGGGGAGTGTGGGGGCGCACGGGTTGTTCGAGTACTGCGACGAAGGCGGCGTTCGCCTTTCTCCCGCACCAAGGGAGCTCTTAGGTGAGGACGTATACGGCTACCCCCTGCGCCCTTCCGACGGGGCTTCGTGGAGTCTCTCTCGCTCCGCCCTCAGCGCAAAGGGCCTCGTCCCCTTAGACCCCAACCAGCCGACTTCCCTCGATGGCTTCCTGGTCTCGAACTGCATTCAAACGCCGGGACTCACGCTGCTGCGGGCGGAGGCGTTTGAGAAGGCCGGCGGATTCGACCCCGAGTTCTGGCCTTGTGAGGACTGGGAGTTCTATCATCGGCTGCTGTCCTTGGGGACTTTGGCTTTCGTTCCCGAAGTCATTCTGCGGTTTCGACTTCACTCCCGCAACGTGTCGTCGAGCGGAGATCGGGGAGCGAATGCCATCCATCGCATTAGGCGCAGGGCATTGTCGGGTCACTTCGGGCAAGAAAGGGCCCAGTGGACCCGCAGCTATCTAAGAAGGGAGGCCTGGCTTAAGGCCCGAAATGGCCTCAAGTGGTGCGTACTGGGACCCTTGCGAGGCAATTGGCAAAGGGCACTGGCTGGGTGGGCAGATCTCGCGTCTGGATTGAGCACTTGGGCAAGGAGGGTTTAG
- a CDS encoding macrolide ABC transporter ATP-binding protein — protein MESLSATLRINEQPMSKPIIHVKDLCKDYVMGDVVVHALRGANISIDEGEMIAIMGPSGSGKSTFMNVIGCLDRPTSGEFILNDQSVSRLSDNELADIRNKYIGFVFQTFNLLPRTSALKNTELPLIYAGVKNRTEKAKVALERVGLLQRMHHKPNELSGGQQQRVAIARAIVNDPVLILGDEPTGNLDSRTAEEIMALFQDLNREGKTVVIVTHEHDIANHCKRIVRFKDGFIVDDERVTEVIDARDMLAKMPDLDAVEVRKPKATASAPQPEPGFQV, from the coding sequence TTGGAATCTCTGAGCGCAACGCTGCGTATCAACGAACAGCCGATGAGCAAGCCGATCATCCACGTCAAGGACCTTTGCAAAGACTACGTCATGGGCGACGTGGTCGTCCACGCCCTTCGCGGGGCGAACATCTCCATCGACGAGGGCGAGATGATCGCCATCATGGGACCCTCAGGGAGCGGAAAGTCCACCTTCATGAACGTCATTGGTTGCTTGGACCGGCCCACGTCGGGCGAGTTCATCCTGAACGACCAAAGCGTAAGCCGCCTTTCCGACAACGAACTCGCTGACATTCGCAACAAGTACATCGGGTTCGTGTTTCAGACCTTCAACCTGCTCCCCCGGACCTCGGCGCTCAAGAACACCGAGCTTCCCCTTATCTACGCAGGGGTCAAGAACCGGACCGAGAAGGCGAAGGTCGCGCTCGAACGAGTGGGGCTGCTTCAGAGGATGCACCACAAGCCGAACGAGCTTTCGGGGGGTCAGCAGCAGCGGGTCGCGATCGCCAGGGCCATCGTTAACGATCCCGTGCTGATCCTTGGTGACGAACCTACCGGGAACCTCGACTCCCGAACTGCCGAAGAGATCATGGCGCTTTTCCAAGACCTCAACCGCGAAGGCAAAACCGTAGTGATCGTCACTCACGAACACGACATCGCGAATCACTGCAAGCGAATCGTTAGATTCAAGGACGGGTTCATCGTGGACGACGAGCGGGTCACCGAGGTCATCGACGCCAGGGACATGCTCGCCAAGATGCCCGATCTTGACGCTGTCGAGGTGCGGAAGCCCAAAGCTACGGCGAGCGCTCCCCAACCCGAGCCCGGTTTTCAGGTTTAG
- a CDS encoding homogentisate 1,2-dioxygenase yields MPRYHRLGDLPAKHHIQFRKPDGGLYEEELFSTFGFSGPMSTMYHIYKPTEVKSWEDRGPAKVAFLEEEPLRHRHLLTPQLPTCGDMISGRVALLGNSDVVWYQVHAAENMDVFFKNAEADEILFIHDGSGRLRTNFGTVEFRREDYLVVPRGVIWRIEFDSLPVRAIVIESKGPVTIPRRYRNEYGQLLEHAPYKERDFRPPTELETFDERRDYGVLIKARDRYTLYTYPYHPFDIVGWDGYVYPYAFNIRDFQPIVGQIHMPPPIHQTFDGHNFVICSFCPRMLDFHPQAIVIPYNHSNVDSDEVLYYCNDKFGSRKGIQEGSITLHPLGIPHGPQPGAVEASLGATRTEELAVMLDTFHPLKLTADALRLEDEDYWKSWLKSG; encoded by the coding sequence ATGCCTCGATACCACAGACTCGGAGACCTCCCAGCCAAGCACCACATTCAGTTCCGAAAGCCCGACGGCGGGCTTTATGAGGAAGAGCTTTTTAGCACGTTCGGGTTCAGCGGCCCGATGTCCACGATGTACCACATCTACAAGCCGACCGAAGTCAAATCGTGGGAAGATCGGGGTCCAGCAAAGGTCGCGTTCCTTGAAGAAGAACCCCTCCGGCACCGTCATCTCCTGACCCCTCAACTGCCCACTTGCGGCGACATGATCTCGGGCAGGGTCGCGCTTCTCGGTAACAGCGACGTGGTGTGGTATCAGGTGCATGCCGCCGAGAACATGGACGTGTTTTTCAAGAACGCGGAGGCCGACGAGATTCTCTTCATTCACGACGGAAGCGGCCGGCTGCGAACGAACTTCGGCACGGTCGAGTTTCGAAGAGAGGATTATCTTGTCGTGCCCCGAGGAGTGATTTGGCGGATCGAGTTCGACAGCCTCCCGGTTCGCGCGATCGTGATCGAGAGCAAGGGGCCAGTGACGATTCCCCGCAGATACCGCAATGAGTACGGCCAACTCCTCGAGCACGCGCCCTATAAAGAACGGGACTTCAGGCCGCCCACCGAGCTTGAGACTTTCGACGAGCGAAGGGACTACGGCGTGCTCATCAAGGCTCGCGACCGATACACGCTGTACACGTATCCCTACCACCCGTTCGACATCGTCGGCTGGGACGGATACGTCTATCCTTATGCTTTCAACATTCGCGATTTCCAGCCCATCGTGGGACAAATCCACATGCCTCCGCCGATCCACCAGACCTTCGACGGCCACAACTTCGTGATCTGCTCGTTCTGCCCGAGAATGCTCGACTTCCATCCGCAGGCGATCGTGATTCCCTACAACCACTCGAACGTCGATAGTGACGAAGTGCTCTATTATTGCAACGACAAGTTCGGTTCGAGAAAGGGCATCCAGGAAGGCTCGATCACCTTGCACCCCTTGGGGATTCCGCACGGACCGCAGCCCGGAGCGGTCGAAGCGTCACTCGGGGCCACGAGGACCGAAGAACTCGCGGTCATGCTCGATACGTTCCACCCTTTGAAGCTGACTGCCGACGCCCTCAGACTCGAAGACGAGGACTACTGGAAGAGCTGGCTGAAGTCCGGCTAG
- a CDS encoding Na+/H+ C4-dicarboxylate symporter: protein MQTEGMTAKVLLGMVLGAIAGVLLMFYSPTGLQAGDVIELTGADGQTTTLTLAAANKSKSTAEVALPGGQTGEVVLDQEAVLGTVVTGEGETVSLLGLQPSEALATLQKADPSAGYTAIKLTKRSAVKVLPPATQVFYVIGELFIRLLKMLIVPLIVATVLIGIASLGSVKKMGNIGVQTMLLYGLTMIAAATIGIIVVNLVKPGAELNWEMPAGFDANGDRPTIPDLLLRIIPTNPIEAMANLDVLGILFFTILTAFAMLALGKHRIAPVFNFFEALNDLVYKMISWVMALAPLGVGALIAYFIGIQSPQLLGLLLESLGLFALCVVIGLTTHFIVLMLLVRFLGKYPVGTFLKKMAPAMATAFGTDSSSATLPVTMTSVRDMGVSKRIAGFVVSVGATANMNGTALYEATAVLFFAQAYNADLTLGQQVIVAITAMLAAVGAAGIPSAGLVTMALVLTAVNLPLAGIGLLFAIDRPLDMMRTVVNVCDDAAASRVIQTLNPDIKPEEDDVVTEYEPLDPAASRGD, encoded by the coding sequence ATGCAGACGGAAGGGATGACCGCCAAGGTCTTGTTGGGGATGGTTCTCGGCGCGATCGCCGGGGTTCTGCTGATGTTCTATTCGCCCACGGGGCTTCAGGCGGGCGATGTGATCGAACTCACCGGGGCCGACGGGCAAACGACGACGCTCACTCTGGCGGCGGCGAACAAGTCGAAGTCGACCGCCGAGGTCGCTCTTCCCGGTGGCCAGACCGGTGAGGTCGTCTTGGACCAAGAAGCCGTTCTCGGAACCGTCGTTACGGGCGAGGGGGAAACGGTGTCCCTGCTCGGGCTCCAGCCTTCGGAGGCCCTCGCAACGCTTCAGAAGGCCGACCCTTCTGCGGGCTACACCGCGATCAAGCTCACCAAACGCTCAGCCGTCAAGGTGCTTCCCCCGGCGACCCAGGTCTTTTACGTGATCGGTGAGCTTTTCATCCGGCTCCTTAAAATGCTGATCGTGCCCTTGATCGTGGCGACCGTCTTGATCGGTATCGCCAGCTTGGGGAGCGTTAAGAAAATGGGCAACATCGGCGTCCAAACGATGCTGCTGTACGGCCTGACGATGATCGCCGCCGCGACCATCGGCATCATCGTCGTGAACCTTGTGAAGCCAGGGGCCGAACTCAACTGGGAGATGCCCGCTGGATTCGACGCGAACGGAGACAGGCCCACGATCCCCGACCTCCTATTGAGGATCATCCCCACCAATCCGATCGAGGCGATGGCGAATCTCGACGTGCTGGGAATCCTTTTCTTCACGATCCTCACGGCTTTCGCCATGCTCGCGCTTGGGAAGCACAGGATCGCGCCCGTTTTCAACTTCTTCGAGGCGCTCAACGACCTCGTGTACAAGATGATCTCTTGGGTCATGGCGCTCGCTCCCCTGGGGGTGGGCGCGCTGATCGCGTACTTCATCGGCATTCAAAGCCCTCAACTCTTGGGGCTTCTGCTTGAATCGCTCGGGCTGTTCGCGCTGTGCGTGGTGATCGGGTTGACGACCCATTTCATCGTTCTCATGCTGCTCGTTAGGTTCTTGGGCAAGTACCCTGTGGGGACGTTCCTGAAGAAGATGGCTCCTGCGATGGCGACGGCGTTCGGAACGGATAGTTCGAGCGCGACGTTGCCGGTGACGATGACCTCGGTCCGCGATATGGGCGTTTCCAAGCGCATCGCGGGGTTTGTGGTGTCGGTCGGAGCGACCGCGAACATGAACGGCACGGCGCTCTATGAGGCGACTGCGGTGCTGTTTTTCGCACAGGCCTACAACGCCGATCTTACGTTGGGCCAGCAGGTGATTGTGGCGATCACGGCGATGCTGGCCGCGGTCGGCGCGGCGGGGATTCCGAGCGCGGGTCTTGTGACGATGGCCTTAGTCCTCACGGCGGTGAACCTGCCGCTGGCGGGGATCGGCCTGCTGTTCGCGATCGACCGCCCCCTGGACATGATGCGGACGGTGGTCAACGTGTGCGACGACGCCGCCGCGAGCAGGGTCATCCAGACTCTCAACCCGGACATCAAGCCGGAGGAGGACGACGTCGTTACGGAGTACGAGCCACTCGATCCCGCCGCATCCCGCGGGGATTGA